A stretch of the Uranotaenia lowii strain MFRU-FL chromosome 3, ASM2978415v1, whole genome shotgun sequence genome encodes the following:
- the LOC129753719 gene encoding uncharacterized protein K02A2.6-like — translation MTEMDIRNAILRLTDILANQQQQIAVLLQNNAVPQAGSEKIIESLATGIQEFRFDPDGGIFFDSWFARYEDVFRQDGQHLDDAAKVRLLLRKVDTQFHERYLNSILPSHPRDFDFETTVTKLKRPFGRQKSLFNARYQCLQYKKDDADDFTAYAASINKNCEAFQLNRLTSDQFKALRFVCGLQSPRDADIRTRLISKLEAEESAPPAEGCQLTLDKLVDECHKLINLKQDTQMIEKKDPSINAVSLHPKPPEKKTKKVPKTPCWLCGDFHYVRECPFQNSTCGKCKRRGHKEGNCSSAESKRKPTDKHHPSNRKMKSISLVKPVDISKKRKFAEVNLNGVNVKLQLDCAADITIISTETWACIGKPTINQTNIVANSASGNMLDVLGEFSARVTIRNVSKRACIYVTNHPDLNVLGIDLIDTFNLWSIPFDSLDGSTSNFPMQPTFVAGDQVKAKIRQKSSVKWIPGRIIELKNGGKYTVLLDNGRLIRSHTNQLKAWFIEAAAPVPTPNLPLSMLLVDFV, via the coding sequence ATGACCGAAATGGATATCAGAAACGCTATCCTCCGGCTCACCGATATCCTGgccaaccagcagcagcagattgCAGTTCTCCTACAGAACAACGCAGTTCCCCAGGCTGGGAGCGAGAAAATAATCGAGTCGCTGGCAACGGGAATTCAAGAATTCCGGTTCGACCCAGACGGCGGAATATTTTTCGACTCCTGGTTCGCTCGGTACGAAGACGTCTTCAGGCAAGATGGGCAACATTTGGACGACGCTGCCAAGGTCAGGCTGCTCCTCCGGAAAGTCGATACGCAGTTCCACGAACGGTATCTGAACAGCATTTTGCCTAGTCACCCTCGAGACTTTGACTTTGAAACAACAGTGACAAAGCTCAAGCGTCCCTTCGGTCGACAAAAATCGCTGTTCAACGCACGGTACCAGTGCCTGCAGTACAAGAAGGACGACGCAGATGATTTCACCGCATACGCAGCTTCCATCAACAAAAACTGCGAGGCGTTTCAACTCAACCGGCTTACTAGTGACCAGTTCAAAGCTCTGCGTTTCGTATGTGGTTTACAATCGCCACGGGACGCTGACATACGAACTCGGCTCATTAGTAAGCTCGAAGCCGAAGAAAGCGCCCCACCTGCCGAAGGTTGCCAGCTTACCCTGGACAAGCTGGTAGACGAGTGCCACAAGCTCATCAACCTGAAACAGGACACACAAATGATTGAGAAGAAGGACCCCTCAATCAACGCTGTGTCCCTCCATCCAAAACCACCCGAGAAGAAGACGAAAAAGGTTCCGAAGACGCCCTGCTGGCTCTGCGGGGACTTCCATTACGTTCGTGAGTGCCCATTCCAGAATTCCACCTGCGGAAAATGCAAACGCAGGGGCCACAAAGAAGGGAACTGTTCTTCAGCCGAATCAAAGCGGAAACCAACCGACAAGCATCACCCGAGCAACCGAAAGATGAAGAGCATCAGTTTGGTGAAACCTGTTGACATCTCCAAAAAGCGCAAATTTGCTGAGGTAAATTTGAACGGTGTCAATGTGAAGCTCCAACTCGACTGTGCGGCCGACATCACCATAATTTCGACGGAAACTTGGGCTTGCATCGGGAAACCAACAATCAACCAGACGAACATCGTTGCGAATAGTGCATCCGGGAATATGCTCGACGTTTTGGGTGAATTCAGCGCACGAGTAACCATCCGGAACGTCTCAAAACGAGCATGCATCTACGTCACCAACCATCCAGATCTGAACGTCCTTGGCATCGACCTCATCGATACATTCAACCTTTGGTCGATTCCCTTCGATTCACTGGACGGGTCCACTTCGAACTTCCCTATGCAACCAACATTCGTCGCTGGGGATCAAGTCAAGGCGAAAATTCGACAAAAGAGTTCGGTCAAATGGATACCTGGTAGAATCATCGAACTCAAAAACGGAGGGAAGTACACCGTACTGCTGGACAACGGTCGACTCATCAGATCTCACACCAATCAACTGAAGGCCTGGTTcatcgaagcagcagcaccggTTCCAACACCAAATCTTCCATTGTCGATGTTGTTGGTTGATTTCGTTTGA